A part of Gossypium hirsutum isolate 1008001.06 chromosome A07, Gossypium_hirsutum_v2.1, whole genome shotgun sequence genomic DNA contains:
- the LOC107926430 gene encoding esterase codes for MDPTRTIFIFLSVLLYGSTTGFSRVFSSESCRFPAIFNFGASNSDTGGFAAAFIQPKPPNGDTFFGMPSGRVCDGRLIVDFTAESLGLPFLSSYLNSLATNFSHGANFATVSSTIRLPTADVIPQGQASPFYLSLQYSQFAQFKNRSQIIRRQGEIYASLMPREETFAKALYTFDIGQNDLTQSLFLNMSIVQVIAAIPDIVNHFSDNIKNLYSLGARSFWVYNTRPIGCFPQILTSFPSAKKDSVGCAKPYNQLAQRFNAELKNALARLRIEFPLATIVYADLYSAIYSLYTHPTKNGFERPLVACCGYGGKYNYGRDATCGGTISVNGKNIMVGSCKDPSVRVSWDGVHFTEAANKFAFDLVSSGDFSNPPIPLKLACRPR; via the exons ATGGATCCTACCAGgaccattttcatttttctttctgtTCTTTTATATGGTTCTACTACTGGTTTCAGTCGCGTTTTCTCTTCGGAAAGTTGTCGTTTTCCGGCGATTTTTAATTTTGGTGCCTCTAATTCCGATACTGGTGGCTTCGCTGCCGCCTTCATTCAACCTAAGCCTCCTAATGGAGACACCTTTTTTGGAATGCCGTCTGGAAGAGTATGTGATGGACGACTCATCGTTGATTTCACcg CTGAGAGTTTGGGTTTGCCCTTCTTAAGCTCTTACTTGAATTCACTGGCAACCAATTTCTCACATGGTGCGAATTTTGCAACGGTGTCTTCCACCATAAGATTACCAACGGCTGATGTTATCCCCCAAGGCCAGGCGAGTCCATTCTACCTATCTTTACAATATTCACAATTTGCTCAGTTCAAAAATAGATCCCAAATTATTAGAAGACAAG GAGAAATATATGCAAGTCTAATGCCAAGGGAGGAAACTTTTGCCAAGGCATTATACACTTTCGACATCGGCCAAAATGATCTCACGCAAAGTCTCTTCCTTAACATGAGCATAGTGCAAGTTATCGCTGCCATCCCTGATATAGTCAACCACTTCTCAGACAATATCAAG AATCTATATAGTTTAGGAGCAAGGTCATTTTGGGTTTACAACACAAGGCCAATCGGTTGCTTTCCACAGATTCTAACTAGTTTTCCATCAGCTAAAAAGGACTCTGTCGGTTGTGCAAAGCCGTATAATCAATTAGCTCAACGTTTCAATGCTGAGTTGAAGAATGCATTGGCTCGACTTAGGATTGAGTTTCCTTTGGCTACAATTGTTTATGCAGACCTCTACTCTGCTATATACTCTTTATATACTCACCCGACCAAAAATG GATTTGAACGTCCTCTTGTTGCTTGTTGTGGTTATGGAGGGAAGTACAACTATGGCAGGGATGCAACATGTGGAGGAACAATTAGTGTTAATGGCAAAAACATTATGGTGGGATCATGTAAAGACCCATCAGTTCGAGTGAGTTGGGATGGAGTTCATTTCACTGAAGCTGCAAATAAGTTTGCTTTTGATCTTGTGTCATCTGGAGATTTCTCAAATCCACCTATTCCTTTGAAATTGGCATGCCGCCCTAGGTAA
- the LOC107926429 gene encoding esterase, protein MDPTSTIFSFLSVLLFGSTTNFNRVFPSESCRFPAIFNFGASNSDTSGYAAAFIQLKSPNGDTLFGMPAGRFCDGRLIVDFTTESLDLPFLSSYQNSLAINFSHGSNFATASSTIRLLTANVVPYGHASPFYLPLQYLQFAQFKNRSQIIKRHGGIYASLLSREDTFSKALYTFDIGQNDLTQSLFFNMTIVQILPAIPNIVNHFSNIIKNLYNFGARSFWVYNTRPLGYFPKILTSFPLAEKDFIICAKPYNLLAQHFNAELKNALARLRIEFPLATIVYVDLYSTLYSLYTHPTKNGKYNYSEEAICGGNISVNGKSITVGSCKDPSVRVSWDGVHFTEAANKFAFDLVSTRDFSDPPIPLKLACHPR, encoded by the exons ATGGATCCTACCAGTACCATATTCAGTTTTCTTTCAGTTCTTTTATTTGGTTCTACTACCAATTTCAATCGTGTTTTCCCCTCGGAAAGTTGTCGTTTTCCGGCGATTTTTAATTTCGGTGCCTCTAATTCTGATACCAGTGGCTACGCTGCCGCCTTCATTCAACTTAAGTCGCCTAATGGAGACACCCTTTTTGGAATGCCCGCCGGGAGATTTTGTGATGGACGACTCATCGTTGATTTCACTA CTGAGAGTTTGGATTTGCCATTCCTAAGCTCTTACCAGAATTCACTAGCAATCAATTTCTCACATGGCTCGAATTTTGCAACGGCGTCTTCCACCATAAGATTACTGACGGCTAATGTTGTCCCCTATGGCCACGCCAGTCCATTCTACCTACCtttacaatatttacaatttgcCCAATTCAAAAATAGATCCCAAATTATTAAAAGACATG gagGAATATATGCAAGTCTATTGTCAAGGGAGGACACCTTTTCCAAGGCATTATACACTTTCGACATCGGCCAAAATGATCTCACGCAAAGTCTCTTCTTTAACATGACCATAGTGCAAATTCTCCCCGCCATCCCTAATATAGTCAACCACTTCTCAAACATTATCAAG AATCTATACAATTTCGGAGCAAGATCATTTTGGGTTTACAATACGAGGCCACTCGGCTACTTTCCAAAAATTCTAACTAGTTTTCCATTAGCTGAAAAGGACTTTATCATTTGTGCCAAGCCATATAATCTATTAGCTCAACATTTCAATGCCGAGTTGAAGAATGCGTTGGCTCGACTTAGGATTGAGTTTCCTTTGGCTACAATTGTTTATGTGGACCTCTACTCCACTCTATACTCTTTATACACTCACCCGACTAAAAATG GTAAGTACAACTACAGCGAAGAGGCAATATGTGGAGGAAATATTAGTGTTAATGGCAAAAGCATTACGGTGGGATCATGTAAAGATCCATCAGTTCGAGTGAGTTGGGATGGAGTTCATTTCACTGAGGCTGCAAACAAGTTTGCTTTTGATCTTGTTTCGACTAGAGATTTCTCAGATCCACCTATTCCTTTGAAACTGGCATGCCACCCTAGGTAA